The sequence TTCGGCTCGACGCGCGTCAGGGCGACGAAGGCATCCAGGTCCTCGATCGCGTAGCAAACCCGGCGCCCGAGCTTCGAGTACGCCGGCCCGACGCCTTTGGTGCGCCAGTCCTGCATGGTGCGGACCGTCACCACGCCCAAGTACGCGGCCGCCTCGCGCTCGCTCAGGCGGCGGGGTTCGTGGAGGTTCACAGCCATCTGCTTCACCGTTTCGCTACGCCTAGTGCGGCGGGACGGCGCGATCTTCGGCCCTGACCCCGGGGGTCGAAGTCAGCGAAAAGGGGGGCGATTACTTCTTCGGCTCCAAGTTCTCGATGAACCCTTCGAGCTCCTCCCGGCCCACGTCGTCGATCAGGTCGACCAAGTCGGGCCGCTTCGTTCGGATGTCGCGCTGACGCAGTTCACCGAGCCCGTACTTGCCGGTCTGCAAGCGAGCGCGCGCCTGCGCGACGCTACGATCATTGAAGCGCACTTCGAGGTCCTCAGCGGCGAGACGCCCGAGAAGCTCGTAGTCGCTGGTTGCCGCGCGGTGCGGATTCGGCAGCACGTTGAGCACGGCGAAGGCGTCGACGAGATCGTCCCGCGTGGGCGCAGCGTTCGGCGCTATTCCCTTGATCGCAAGCAGCCGCTCGATGAAGGCCGCAGCTTTTCGCAACACCGGGGCCTCGTCGGTCTGCAAGACGTCGAGCGCGACACCGAGCTCGTTCCATGCGCTCTCGGCGACCTTGCGCTCGCCGCGTGCTCGCGTGATCCGCAGTGGACCGAGAACGACGCCGAGTTGATCACGCGCGGGGCTACGGTGCCCGGACGCATCCTTCAGGTCCAGCAGCGCCTCGGCGAAGTCCGTCATACCCTTGAGCGTCGAAACTTCGCTGTAACGCACGTCGAGCTCCACCAAGATCGCGCGCACGACGATCCAGGCGCTCGCCTCGTCACCGGCGTTGGCCCTGTCGATCGCGCGTTTCTGCCATTCGAGCTCGCCCTGCCGGTCCTGCATGTTCGCCTCCATGTGCGCTAACGCCGCCGGTCAACGGGCTTCTTCAACTCGACGACCTTGCCCCGACGGCCGAACACCCTGGCCTCCAAGCGCTCCATCGGCGCACGCAGGCGGCTCACGTCGTCGGTCAGGTACCCAGCCGTCACGTCATCGCCTTCGCTGTGCGCTGCGATGCGCTTGAGCGCGTAGGCCGACACGTCCATCGATTCCAGCACGTTGAGTGCTGTGCGGCGGAGGTCGTGCGGCGACCACACGAAGCCGTCGCCGTCGCCGTCCACGATCTTGGCCGTGAAGTGTTTCGTGATCCTGCCGAAGGGCCGCAGGTTGTCCGGCTCGTCGGCGGTCTTCGGCAGGCCCGGGAACACGTACTCGTTGGACCGTCGCACGGCGAAGCGCGCCCGAAGCATCGCCAACAACTCGGGCCCGAGGGGCAACGAATGCTCAGCCTTGCCCTTCATGCGGTCGGCGCAGATGGTCACCGTCTTCGATTTGAAGTCGACTTCGTCCCACCGCAGCCCGGCGCCGCTCGACCATCGCAGCGCGGTGCACAACAGGAAGAGCGTCAGGTCACGTTGCGTGCCGGTGAGGTCCGGCGGCAGGTCATGAGGCAACGCCCTCACGGCACGAACGAAGTCGTCGAGTCGGTCGCCCAGCGCACGCTTGCGGCGTCGCACGTTGCCCCACGCGCCGGTCGCGGTGATCTGCGCCGCCACGTCCGGCAAGTCGATGCTCCGCGTCACCTTGAGGTAGTTCACCACGGCCCGCAGCGCCCGCACAGCGCCGTCGGCGCGGCTCGGGCTGGCGGTGATGCGCTTGCGCGCCGACGCGCTCTGTACACGCGCCTGTGAGCGCAGCGCTCGGTTCTTCCGATCACGGTGACGGTTGCGCACGACGTCGGGCGTCAGGTCGACCAGCGGGCGATCCCAGTAATCGCCGAACGTGGTGCGCAGGTCGCGCTCGTAGGTGCGGCGCGTGGCCTCCCGCAGGTCCTTCTCGGCCAGGTAGATGTCCAGCCCTTCGCCGAGCGTCAGCCCGTGCCGCAGGTCCTCCTTCTTGCGCTGGCGCTTCTCGGCGTTCGGGTCGATACCCTTCTGCATGTCGCCGACGAGGACGAGCGCACGCTTGCGCGCCTCGCTGGCCACGATGTCGTCGGCCTTGCCGATGCCGACGCGCTTCATGTCACCGCCGGGGATGCGCTTGAGGACGCTCCAACTCGCCGACTTCGTGCTCACGCGCAGGCGCAGCGCGGACACGTCGGCGTCCTGGTATTCGTCGCGTTTGCCGGGGCGCGCCTTCGCCCGCAACTCTTTGACCCGCGCTTCGGTGAACCGGACGACGATGGCCATGACGACATCCTCGGGTAGCACCGGGGTAGCAGGAGAGGCCGCTACTGCCGGTATTCGCCCGTAGGCTATCGCGTCTAAATGCTTGATGTAAGGGGTTAAATCGTAAATCGCCGTAGACTACCGATGAGCGGCAACTAGGATTGAAAATCCCCGTGTCGGGGGTTCGATTCCCTCCCCGGCCACCATGCGAATCTCGCGCCCCGCTTGGGTTTCAGCCCATGCGGGGCGTTTTCGTTTTCCGCCTCCGCTCGCTTGGGGTTGCACCGGAAGCGCGTTGAAAACCCGTGCGAACTTGCCGCCGTGTTGGTGGCGGTTCTTGCTGCGATCGTCGGCGTCGTCGTCTCCGCATACGCGGAGAGGTTGCCTAAGAGCGCGGAACGCGCCGGAGAGTCGAGTGTCCGCTTTCGGCCAAAAGCGGTCACTCACCAAGGCCGGGGCCGTGCCATGCGTCCATCAAGGGGCCAACGTCGGCACTCGAGACTTCTGCCCTGCTGGAAAGCCACGACTTGATGACTTCCCGGTGAGGTTCGGTTGCTGACTCGCGACCTTCGGGGACCACAAAACCATTCTCGGCGCCGCCGTAGGTGAGTCGGTTTGCTTCTATCGCGTCAGCGATGAACGCCTCCCAGAATAGTTGGCTCTGGTCGACGGTGAGGTCGCCAACTAACTTGAAGGCGACCGCGAATCCGAGTTGCTGAAACTCTCCGACGTGCAGCTTCTTTCTGAGTCGGCGGCTTCTCAAGCGTTGATTTTCCATCTGGCATTTGTCCGCTTTCGGCCAGAAGCGGACACTCACGAGTTCGTATTTTTTCCCTCGCAGCGAGTGATTGACCATCGCAGCAAGAAATATCCCGTAAAGGCCACGGTCGTGACAAAGGCCGAGAGCAAGGCGGCTCCCAACAACACGTTCGCAATGGAAAACTGGGGGGCGTGACCTATCAAAAACCAGAGGAAGAAATACGCCCATAGGGCGAGAAACACTGCGGCTGGTATCAAGCGCTTTTTCCAATTCATCGAGATATTCAAGGCTGACACTCTGTTCCACAGGCTTGAACCGCGATTGTGCCTCCACTTGTTGCAACTGTCCGCTTTGGGTCGAAAGCGGACCCTCAGACTGCGACATCCCAACACAGCCAGTAGACTGGCGCCTTAATTTCATCTCGGACCTCTGTCGTGCTGTTGTCCTTGTCCACCACCGCTCACCCCGCCACCGATCTCGGCTACCTCCTCGTCAAGCATCCCGATCGGGCGCATGAGGTCGAGCTGCCCTTCGGCACCGCGCGCGTCTTCTACCCGCAGGCCGACGAGAACCGCTGCACCGCAGTCTTGATGCTCGACATCGACCCCGTCGGTCTCGTGCGCGGTCGGGGCGATGGTGAGGGTTCGCTCTCGCAGTACGTCAACGATCGTCCATACGTTGCGAGTTCCTTCCTCTCGGTGGCGCTCAAGCGCGTGTTCGGCACGGCGATGGCCGGGACCAGCAAGGGCCGCCAGGAGGTCGCCGACTCGACGATCCCGTTGGAGGCCGAGATTCCGGTCCTTCGCTGCCGCGGTGGCGAGGAGCTAGTGCGCAACTGGTTCGAGCCGCTGGGCTACACCGTCGACGTCGAACGCCTTCCGCTCGATGCACGCTTCCCCGAATGGGGCGACAGCTACTACGTGCGCCTGCGCCTGTCGGGCAACGTGCGCCTGCGCGACCTGCTCACGCATTTGTACGTGCTGCTGCCCGCCATCGACGGCGACAAGCACTACTACGTCGGCAACGACGAGATCGACAAGCTTCTCGAAAAGGGCGGCGCCTGGCTCTCCGCGCACCCGCAACGCGAAGCGATCGTCGGACGCTACCTGCGCCGCCACAAGCCGCTGGTACGGGCAGCGCTCGCGCGCCTGCTCGACGACGACGAAGAGGAGATCGAGGCGCAGGAGGCGAAGAAGGAGGCCCTCGAGGACGCAATCGAGAAGCCGCTCAGCCTCAACGATCAGCGCATGGACGCCGTGGTGGAGACCCTGCGCGAGCTGGGTGCTCGCCGGGTCGTCGACCTCGGGTGCGGCGAAGGACGCCTGCTCGCCCGCTTGCTGAAGGACAAGCAGTTCGAACACCTGCTCGGCATCGACGTTTCGCTGCGTTCGCTCGACTACGCCGCGCAGCGCCTGCACTTCGACCGCATGCCGCCGATGCAACGCGAACGCATCGCCCTCGCGCACGGCGCACTGACGTACCGCGACCGCCGCATCGAAGGCTTCGACGTCGCGTGCGCCATCGAGGTGATCGAGCACATGGATGCGCCGCGCTTACCGGCGTTCGAGCGCGCGCTGTTCGGTTTCGCGAAGCCGCCGTCGGTCGTGATCACCACGCCGAACAGCGAATACAACGTGCGCTTCCCGACCCTGCCCGCCGGCAAGTTCCGCCACCCGGACCACCGCTTCGAGTGGACGCGGGCCGAGTTCCATTCCTGGGCCAACGGCGTCGCCGAGCGCAACGGCTACTCCGTGCAATACGCGCCGATCGGCGTTGACGATCCCGAGGTCGGCCCGCCGACCCAGATGGCGATCTTCACCCGCGACGCAGCCTGAAACTCTTCAGACATTCCGATGACCATCCGTATTCCCCAGCTCAGCCTGGTCGCTTTGATCGGCCCGTCCGGCAGCGGCAAGTCCACCTTCGCCCGCAAGCACTTCCTGCCGTCGGAGGTGATCTCGTCCGATGCGTGCCGCGCGCTCGTGGCCGACGACGAGAACGATCAAACGGCGACCGGCGACGCCTTCGACGTCCTGTACTTCATTGCGCGCAAGCGTCTCGCCGCGGGTCGCCTGACCGTCGTCGACGCGACGAACGTGCGTCCGGAGGACCGCAAGCGTCTCGTCGAACTCGCCCGCGAGTACCACGTCCTGCCGTCGGCGATCGTCTTCGATTTGCCGGAGCGCGTATGCCAGGACCGCAACGTCTCGCGCCCCGATCGCAACTTCGGCCCGCACGTCATCCGCAACCAGCAGCAGGCGATGCGCAAGAGCCTGCGCGGGCTGGAACGCGAAGGCTTCCGCAACTTCACCGTCCTCAAGTCGGTGGAGGACGTCGAAACGGCCACCATCGAGCGCACGAAAGTCTGGAACGATCGCCGCGAGGAACACGGCCCGTTCGACTTGATCGGCGACGTGCACGGCTGCCGCGACGAACTCGTGGTGCTGCTCGAACGCCTCGGCTATGTCGTCGGCGGCACGCGCGAAGCGCCGGAAGTGACCGCACCGGAGGGCCGCAAGGCTTTCTTCGTTGGCGACCTCGTCGACCGCGGCCCGGATTCGCCGGGCGTGTTGCGCCTGGTCATGCACATGGTCGGCAACGGCACGGCGATGTGCGTGCCGGGCAACCACGACGTGAAGTTGCAGCGGAAGCTCGCCGGTCGCGACGTTCGCGTGACGCACGGTTTGGCCGAGACCCTTGAACAACTGCAAGCCGAGCCCGAGGAGTTCAAGCGCGAGGTCGCGAAGTTCGTCGACGACCTGGTCAGCCACTACGTGCTCGACGACGGCAAGCTGGTCGTCGCGCATGCGGGCCTGAAGCAGGAGCTGCAAGGCCGCACCTCGGGCCGCGTCCGCGAGTTCGCGCTGTACGGCGAGACGACGGGCGAGACCGACGAGTTCGGGCTGCCCGTGCGCTACGACTGGGCGCGCGACTATCGCGGCCCGGCGATGGTCGTCTACGGGCACACGCCGGTGCCGGAACCGGAGTGGGTGAACCGCACGATCTGCATCGACACCGGCTGCGTCTTTGGCGGCAAGCTCACCGCGTTGCGCTACCCGGAGAAGGAACTCGTGTCGGTGCCGGCGGCGCGTGAGTATTACGCGCCGATCAAGCCGTTGTTCCCGGCCGAAGACACGACGACGACCCAAGCGCGCGAAGCGACCCTGCTCGACCTCGAAGACGTCTCGGGCAAGCGCGTGATCGAAACGCGCGCCTTCCGCACGGTCACGATCCGCGAGGAGAACAGCGTCGCCGCGCTCGAAGTCATGAGCCGCTTCGCGATCGACCCGCGCTGGCTGGTGTACCTGCCGCCGACAATGGCGCCGCCGGAGACTGCGAAGAGCGGCGATCTGCTCGAACGCCCGCAGGAAGCCATGGACTTCTACCGCCAAGAGGGCATCACGTCCCTCGTGTGCGAGGAGAAGCACATGGGCTCGCGCGCGGTCATCGTGCTGTGCCGCGATGCGGACGTCGCCAGGAAGCGCTTCGGCATCGGCGATGACGGGCGCGGCGTGATCTACACGCGCACGGGCCGCCGCTTCTTCAACGACCGCGCTCTCGAAAACGCCCTGCTCGATCGCCTTGACCTCGCCATGCAGCGCGCGGGTCTGTGGGAAGAACTCCAATCCGACTGGATCGTCCTGGACACGGAGCTGTTGCCGTGGTCGGCGAAGGCGCAAGAGCTCCTGCGCGAGCAGTACGCGCCGACCGGGGCCGCGGCGACGTCGGCCCTCGGCACCGCGAGTGCGTGGCTCTCGGCGGCCGCTGCGCGCGGCGTCGAGGTCCAGGGTTGGCAGGCGCAGACCGAGTCGCGCCATGCCGACGCCACGCGCTTTGTTGATGCGTACCGTCGTTACTGCTGGCCGGTCGACAGCCTCGATGACCTCAAGGTCGCGCCGTTCCACGTCCTCGGCTGCGAAGGCGTGATGGGCCTCGAACGCGACCACCGCTGGCACCTGTCGATCGCTGGCCGCATCGCCGACGCCGACGCCGCGTTGTTCCGCCTGACGCGCCACCTGTTCGTCGATCTCACCGACGAGGCAAGCGTCGCCGCCGCCGTGCAGTGGTGGGAAGCGCTCACGGCCGAAGGTGGCGAGGGCATGGTCATCAAGCCGGTCGAAGGCCTCGCGCGCGGCAAGCGCGGCCTCGTGCAGCCGGCGATCAAGTGCCGCGGTCGCGAGTACCTCCGGATCATCTACGGGCCCGAGTACACCGAGCCGCAGAACCTCGACCGCCTGCGCCAGCGTGGACTGCGCACGAAGCAGTCCCTGGCGATCCGTGAGTTCGCGCTCGGCCTTGAGGGTCTTCAGCGTTTCGTGGAACGCGAGCCGCTGTACCGGGTGCACGAGTGCGTGTTCGGCGTGCTGGCGTTGGAGAGCGAGCCGGTCGACGTGCGCCTTTGAGTCTCGATTCTCACGGTGGCTGAATGTCCGCTTGCGGCCAGAAGCAGACATTCGTTCAAGCGCACGCTTGGCCCGATGAAGTCTGTCAACAAGCCCCGCATAGGCGGAGCTTGTTGATCCAGGACGGCTCCCTACTCACAGGCCAATCTTTGCGAGGTAAAGCGCTCCCGTGGAGCCTGCGGCGGGGTTGCTGACTATCCCGGTGATCAAAGGGTTCGCCTGCGTGCCGGCCACCACGAACGAGACCGTGACAGTCCCGGCCGCGACTGTTCCTTGCTTGAGCGAAATGGTGGCCGAACCGCGGCACCAGCTGTCGAGCGAATAGGTCCCGGTGCCAGTGAACGTCGTGACGGCCCCCGTCTGCCCTTCCCTGTAGTTTTGGACGGAAACGCCGTTCACGCCGTCGAAGCCGATGCGTACAACGCCGACGACCGGATCCGGATCGGCGTAATACGCTCCGGCGCCTCCACCAGCAAACCATCCGGCAATAGAGGCAGGCGTGCAGGCCGCATGGGCTGCGGGAAAAAACGAGCACGCCGCAATGGCGGCGAAGACACTGGGCAAAAGACGCATGGCGGATATTCCTCGGTGGTGTGCATGGGGGCACGTCGAGGATGCAGCGAGTACTGCGCCTGGAAGCGGCACCCCCCCCAAATGGGTGGGGCTCCCACCCGAACTCTCACGATTCAGCACGACGACCGGAAGGGCCCGCATGCACTGCGGGCCCACGCTGGATTCACGCCGCCGGATGCATCCGGCGCACGCCCGGAACCAGTTGTGCCACCAATCCGCACGCCGCGAGCAACCAGACGATCAGCGCGCCGCTGGGAAGATCGAACACCGCCGACAGTGCAAGGCCGAGCACGTAACCCGCGATGCCGATGATGTACGCCGCGGTCAGCTGACGGCGCGGATTGCCGCCCCCGTTGCCGTTGCGACCGACCGTCGCCAGCGCCGGCACGATCAGGCTCGCGAACACGAGGTACACGCCGACGAGTTGCACCGAGATGGTGATCGCGAGCGCGAACGCACCGTAGAACGCCAGGCCCGTCAGGTTCTTGCGACGCCACCAGATGAAGGCGAGCAAGGCAGCGGACAACAAGGCCGCAGGCCACAGCTGGTCGTAGCTGACCCACAGGATCTGCCCGACGAGCAGGTCCTTGAGGTGTTCGCCACCTTGCGGGTTGTTCGCGAGCAGCAACAACCCACCCGTTGCAGCGAGCACGAACAACGTACCGATCAGGGGCTCCTGCAGTTTCGGCCAGCGCTTGTCGGTCCACGCGAGGAGTGCGGCACCGGCGAACGCCGCCACCGCCGCGGCGATCTGCACGCCGAACCCGTGTTCGTCCACGCCCAGGTATTGCGCGAGGATCACACCGAGCGCGGCGACCTGCGCGATCGCCAGGTCGATGAAGATGATGCCGCGCGAGAGCACCTGGCGGCCGAGCGGCACGTGCGTGGACAGCACGATGAGGCCCGCGACGCACGCGGGTCCGAGGATGCTGACATCCAATCCATCGAGGTTCATTTGGCGGCACCCAGCAGCTTGTCGATCGTGGAGTCGTACAGGCCGAAGAGGTCCTTCGACTGCGCATCGCCGCCCACCGTGTACGGCAGCACGACGACGGGCACGCCGGTGCGTTCGGACAACCAGTTCGCGGGCTTCGAGTCCTGGTACGCCGCGGTGATGATCGCGTAGGTGCCCGCGGACTTCGTCGTGGCGATCAGGCTGGACAGGTGTCCGCTGGTCGGCGGCACGCCGGGCTTGGGTTCGAGCGCGCCGATCTGCTGCAGGCCGAGCCAGGTGTTGAGGTACACCCAGCTGATGTGGTGCACGACGATCTTCTTGCCCTTCAGCGGCGCGGCCTTCGCTTCCCAACGCTTGATGGCGGCCTGCCAGCGCGTGGTGAAATCGTTGAGGCGCTGCTGGTACGTGGCGGCATTCGCCGGATCGAGCGTGGCCAGGCGCGGTTCGAGCGCCTTCGCGATCTTCAGCACGCGATACGGATCGAGCTGCACGTGGGGATTGCCGCGCGGGTGGATGTCGCCGTTGGCGCGATCGAGCGCAGTCGGGCGTTCGAGCGTCGGGACCTGCTCGCTCGCCATGAAATACCCGTTGCCGCTGGAGACGCGCGAGTTACCCGATTGCTTCAGCAACTGGGGCAACCAACCCACTTCGAGTTCGCTGCCGGTGCAGACGATCATGTCGGCCTGGCGCACCTTGGCGATCAGGCTGGGCTTGGCTTCGATCTGGTGCACGTCCTGCAGTGCGTTCGTGCCGACGCTGAGGTCGACCTTGTCGCCGGCAAGTTCGGTGACCAGCGCGCCCCATTCGGGTTCGCAGGCAAAGATCTTCGGCTTGGCGAAGGCGGGCACGGCGGCGAGGCCGAGCATGAGGAACAGGGCAATTTGACGTTTCATGTGCGTGGACCTTCAGAATTTGTGGGCGCCGTGGGCGCCGAAGACGGCCTGGTATTGCAGGCTGATGACGTTGTCGGTGTCGTCCGCATTGGGTCGGTCGCGGCCGAATTGCAGGCGCACCATGCTGAATTCGCTGTTGTGCCAGGCGAGCATCAGGCTGTGGCGGAAGGGATCGAACGCGCTGGCATACGGCCCGTTGTCGTCGGCCCAGAGGCGGTCGTAGCGATAACCCGCTTCCCACTGGCGGTTGATGCGCCATACCGCTTCGCCATACACGCCGGTGCGTTGGCCCGACCACGGTTGGTCGAGTGCAGGATCGTTCGGATCGGCGTAGATGCCGTCGCGGTTTTCCCAGAAATACTCGCTGCGGAAGGTGACGCCGCCGTCCTTCGTGTTGCCGCCCGGCGCCCACTTCCAGGTGAAGTCGGCGAGGTACAGCGTCTCGTCGCCGCGGAAACCGTCTTCGCCGCCATCGGTCTGCGAGCGCAGCGTCGACACGCCGGCCAACCATTCGTTGTCCACGCCGACATCGCCACCCACGTGCGCGAACAGCGTCTTGACGCCCGCGCCCGCGTGGCCTGCGCCACCGCTCGGGAAGCGATCGCCGCGGAACATTTCGCCGCCGAATTCGAGGTAGACATCCGTCGGTGCCACCCAGCGCAACTGCACGCCGTCGTCGCCGTACTGGTTGCCGAGGAAGGCCTGGTACGCGAGCGGCCGATCGGAGAACGAATCGGTGTGCGCGTGGTGGCTGTTCAGGTAACCGATGTTGGAGAAGAACCGGCCCGCGCGCAGCGAGAAGCCATCCGGCAGCGCCGTGGTGTCGATGTACGCCTCTTCGAGGCCGACATGGTCTTCGCCATCTTCGGTCCCGACGGAGAGCGTTGCCTGGGCGTAGAACTTGTCGTCGACGTTGGACGACAGCGCGATTTCGCTTTCGCCCAGCGAGAAACCCCGCGGACCGGGCCCCGCCTCGCCCGCCAGGGGGAAGCCGGCGCGGACGTAGTTGTCCGGGTTGAGCGAGTGCGCGGCATACATCCCGTTGAGGATCACGCCCATCGCGGGATTGAAGGCGTTGGGATTGGAAGCGCCGGATGCGGGCTCTTCCGCCGGGGGCGCAGGTTCCTCCTGCGCCACGGCGGCTTCAGGCTGCGCAGCTTCGGGTTGCTGCGACGCGGTTTGCGCGGTTTTGAGTTCCTCGATTTCAGCGCGCGCTTCCTGCAACGCTTGTTGCGTCGCGGCCGCGCTGTCCTCGAGCGCCTTGATGCGGGCTTCGAGGGCTTCGACCTTGGCAGCTTCCGACTTCGACGCATCCTGCGCGAAGGCGAGCGTGGGAGAAAGCACGGCGACAACGGCGCACGCGAGCAGCGTGCGCCTGAATCGGGCGGCGACAGGCGCGCGCGCCGACAGGCAATACGGATTCACTGGAGAACCTCCGATCGAAAAAAGAAACAGAAAGGGCTGCGCACCGCAGCCGATGTGCTTCAGGCGATCGGAGGTCGGAAGGGAGAGGCGGACACGTGCGCGACGACTTTGGTGACGTCGGGCGGTGGCAATGCGACGGGCGGGAGCTGGAGGATCGCGACCGCAAGCGGTGCGACGGTGGCGAACACCGTGCCGCCGCCCGTGCTGCGTGCGCCGTGGTCGCCCTGCGCCTGGTCCGGGCAGGGTTTGCCGTTGTCGTCGTGGTCGATGTGGTCGTGCACGACATGGCCGTCGGTGG comes from Lysobacter sp. KIS68-7 and encodes:
- a CDS encoding 3' terminal RNA ribose 2'-O-methyltransferase Hen1 — protein: MLLSLSTTAHPATDLGYLLVKHPDRAHEVELPFGTARVFYPQADENRCTAVLMLDIDPVGLVRGRGDGEGSLSQYVNDRPYVASSFLSVALKRVFGTAMAGTSKGRQEVADSTIPLEAEIPVLRCRGGEELVRNWFEPLGYTVDVERLPLDARFPEWGDSYYVRLRLSGNVRLRDLLTHLYVLLPAIDGDKHYYVGNDEIDKLLEKGGAWLSAHPQREAIVGRYLRRHKPLVRAALARLLDDDEEEIEAQEAKKEALEDAIEKPLSLNDQRMDAVVETLRELGARRVVDLGCGEGRLLARLLKDKQFEHLLGIDVSLRSLDYAAQRLHFDRMPPMQRERIALAHGALTYRDRRIEGFDVACAIEVIEHMDAPRLPAFERALFGFAKPPSVVITTPNSEYNVRFPTLPAGKFRHPDHRFEWTRAEFHSWANGVAERNGYSVQYAPIGVDDPEVGPPTQMAIFTRDAA
- a CDS encoding helix-turn-helix domain-containing protein, with the protein product MAVNLHEPRRLSEREAAAYLGVVTVRTMQDWRTKGVGPAYSKLGRRVCYAIEDLDAFVALTRVEPKATAAQVAVAEG
- a CDS encoding 50S ribosome-binding protein YggL — encoded protein: MSQSEGPLSTQSGQLQQVEAQSRFKPVEQSVSLEYLDELEKALDTSRSVSRPMGVFLPLVFDRSRPPVFHCERVVGSRLALGLCHDRGLYGIFLAAMVNHSLRGKKYELVSVRFWPKADKCQMENQRLRSRRLRKKLHVGEFQQLGFAVAFKLVGDLTVDQSQLFWEAFIADAIEANRLTYGGAENGFVVPEGRESATEPHREVIKSWLSSRAEVSSADVGPLMDAWHGPGLGE
- a CDS encoding metal ABC transporter permease, which produces MNLDGLDVSILGPACVAGLIVLSTHVPLGRQVLSRGIIFIDLAIAQVAALGVILAQYLGVDEHGFGVQIAAAVAAFAGAALLAWTDKRWPKLQEPLIGTLFVLAATGGLLLLANNPQGGEHLKDLLVGQILWVSYDQLWPAALLSAALLAFIWWRRKNLTGLAFYGAFALAITISVQLVGVYLVFASLIVPALATVGRNGNGGGNPRRQLTAAYIIGIAGYVLGLALSAVFDLPSGALIVWLLAACGLVAQLVPGVRRMHPAA
- a CDS encoding polynucleotide kinase-phosphatase, producing MTIRIPQLSLVALIGPSGSGKSTFARKHFLPSEVISSDACRALVADDENDQTATGDAFDVLYFIARKRLAAGRLTVVDATNVRPEDRKRLVELAREYHVLPSAIVFDLPERVCQDRNVSRPDRNFGPHVIRNQQQAMRKSLRGLEREGFRNFTVLKSVEDVETATIERTKVWNDRREEHGPFDLIGDVHGCRDELVVLLERLGYVVGGTREAPEVTAPEGRKAFFVGDLVDRGPDSPGVLRLVMHMVGNGTAMCVPGNHDVKLQRKLAGRDVRVTHGLAETLEQLQAEPEEFKREVAKFVDDLVSHYVLDDGKLVVAHAGLKQELQGRTSGRVREFALYGETTGETDEFGLPVRYDWARDYRGPAMVVYGHTPVPEPEWVNRTICIDTGCVFGGKLTALRYPEKELVSVPAAREYYAPIKPLFPAEDTTTTQAREATLLDLEDVSGKRVIETRAFRTVTIREENSVAALEVMSRFAIDPRWLVYLPPTMAPPETAKSGDLLERPQEAMDFYRQEGITSLVCEEKHMGSRAVIVLCRDADVARKRFGIGDDGRGVIYTRTGRRFFNDRALENALLDRLDLAMQRAGLWEELQSDWIVLDTELLPWSAKAQELLREQYAPTGAAATSALGTASAWLSAAAARGVEVQGWQAQTESRHADATRFVDAYRRYCWPVDSLDDLKVAPFHVLGCEGVMGLERDHRWHLSIAGRIADADAALFRLTRHLFVDLTDEASVAAAVQWWEALTAEGGEGMVIKPVEGLARGKRGLVQPAIKCRGREYLRIIYGPEYTEPQNLDRLRQRGLRTKQSLAIREFALGLEGLQRFVEREPLYRVHECVFGVLALESEPVDVRL
- a CDS encoding tyrosine-type recombinase/integrase — its product is MAIVVRFTEARVKELRAKARPGKRDEYQDADVSALRLRVSTKSASWSVLKRIPGGDMKRVGIGKADDIVASEARKRALVLVGDMQKGIDPNAEKRQRKKEDLRHGLTLGEGLDIYLAEKDLREATRRTYERDLRTTFGDYWDRPLVDLTPDVVRNRHRDRKNRALRSQARVQSASARKRITASPSRADGAVRALRAVVNYLKVTRSIDLPDVAAQITATGAWGNVRRRKRALGDRLDDFVRAVRALPHDLPPDLTGTQRDLTLFLLCTALRWSSGAGLRWDEVDFKSKTVTICADRMKGKAEHSLPLGPELLAMLRARFAVRRSNEYVFPGLPKTADEPDNLRPFGRITKHFTAKIVDGDGDGFVWSPHDLRRTALNVLESMDVSAYALKRIAAHSEGDDVTAGYLTDDVSRLRAPMERLEARVFGRRGKVVELKKPVDRRR
- a CDS encoding zinc ABC transporter substrate-binding protein; the protein is MKRQIALFLMLGLAAVPAFAKPKIFACEPEWGALVTELAGDKVDLSVGTNALQDVHQIEAKPSLIAKVRQADMIVCTGSELEVGWLPQLLKQSGNSRVSSGNGYFMASEQVPTLERPTALDRANGDIHPRGNPHVQLDPYRVLKIAKALEPRLATLDPANAATYQQRLNDFTTRWQAAIKRWEAKAAPLKGKKIVVHHISWVYLNTWLGLQQIGALEPKPGVPPTSGHLSSLIATTKSAGTYAIITAAYQDSKPANWLSERTGVPVVVLPYTVGGDAQSKDLFGLYDSTIDKLLGAAK